One Nostoc punctiforme PCC 73102 DNA window includes the following coding sequences:
- a CDS encoding HEAT repeat domain-containing protein codes for MDLAATSLSLIATERHLKSLLSILSISSDPIQRNSVVYAISFLSNYQGNQEVISTLTEVAANIAEAPFIRAQALEGIGNKLSHELPENLYQPAVNVIIQGLDDTEAEVRFWSCFAAGALEIKETLPKLQLLAQTDKTIVAGWWSVGEEAEDSVTLMTGGEPPLRKPYNLPTN; via the coding sequence ATGGATCTTGCAGCAACTTCCCTCAGTCTCATCGCTACTGAGAGACACCTAAAATCTTTGTTGTCTATTCTGTCTATTAGTTCTGATCCCATACAGCGAAATAGCGTGGTGTATGCAATCTCTTTTCTGTCGAATTACCAAGGAAATCAGGAAGTTATTAGTACGCTGACCGAAGTAGCAGCAAACATTGCTGAGGCTCCTTTTATTAGAGCGCAAGCATTAGAAGGAATTGGCAATAAGCTCTCTCATGAGTTACCAGAAAATTTATATCAGCCAGCAGTGAATGTAATTATCCAAGGATTGGATGATACTGAAGCTGAAGTTAGGTTTTGGTCATGTTTTGCTGCCGGGGCCTTAGAAATTAAGGAGACTTTGCCCAAGCTGCAACTATTGGCGCAGACTGATAAAACAATCGTAGCTGGGTGGTGGTCTGTAGGTGAGGAAGCTGAAGATTCAGTTACTCTTATGACTGGAGGAGAACCACCACTGCGTAAACCATACAATTTACCTACCAATTAA
- a CDS encoding IS701-like element ISNpu5 family transposase: MVEPRSPIKTVKFVDEYCLWYKNLFSDVRNFEAFKYLHIGCISDLKRKSLPEIAKIVGLDNYQGLHHFLTTPSWSVEQLRALRLQLILEVLKGRPIILIIDETGDKKKGNTTDYVKRQYIGNLGKVENGVVAVTAYGMFCGMTFPLLFEVYKPREKLKPGDKYLTKPQIGAMLIRKLQLMGFKFNLVLADSLYGESSTNFIPVLDELDLNYLVAIRSNHSVALLKGQYTQYLNWHKFKRVFSDLSSENRFIREIIHGKRSNHRYWQITTDTLNLPGNSTWYVMSKYPDITPREVGNFYGFRTWVEYGLKQSKNQLGWADYRFTCYEDIERWWEIICSAYLMVSLHSESLRPYPLDSQSTFASHQRWDNGKGWKNILNNLRLILQPFTLFNLIQPWLSVFPIPHLSLGFAKLQSVVYYLTYPTFISLTDPDFYFSSA, from the coding sequence CAGATGTTAGGAATTTTGAAGCTTTCAAATATCTACATATAGGATGTATTTCCGATTTAAAACGGAAAAGTCTACCTGAAATAGCGAAAATTGTCGGGCTAGATAACTATCAAGGACTACATCATTTCTTAACTACACCATCATGGTCAGTAGAACAGTTAAGAGCTTTGCGATTACAACTAATTTTAGAGGTACTAAAAGGAAGACCAATCATTTTAATTATTGATGAAACAGGAGATAAAAAGAAAGGTAATACCACAGATTATGTGAAACGTCAGTACATAGGCAATTTAGGAAAAGTAGAGAATGGCGTTGTGGCAGTCACAGCTTACGGTATGTTCTGTGGAATGACATTTCCACTGCTGTTTGAAGTATACAAGCCACGAGAAAAATTAAAGCCAGGAGACAAATATCTTACTAAGCCTCAAATCGGGGCAATGCTAATACGCAAGCTACAGTTAATGGGATTCAAATTCAACTTGGTACTAGCAGATAGCTTATATGGTGAGAGTAGCACAAATTTTATACCCGTATTAGATGAATTAGATTTAAATTATTTAGTAGCAATTCGCTCAAACCATTCTGTAGCATTGCTTAAAGGTCAGTATACTCAATATTTAAACTGGCATAAGTTTAAAAGAGTATTCTCTGACTTAAGTAGTGAGAATCGGTTTATTAGAGAAATAATACATGGCAAACGTAGCAATCATAGGTATTGGCAAATTACTACAGACACTCTTAACTTACCTGGAAACTCTACCTGGTATGTAATGAGTAAATACCCAGACATTACACCAAGAGAAGTTGGGAATTTCTATGGCTTTAGGACATGGGTTGAGTATGGTTTAAAACAAAGTAAGAATCAGTTAGGTTGGGCAGATTATCGTTTTACTTGCTATGAAGATATTGAACGGTGGTGGGAGATTATTTGTAGCGCCTACTTAATGGTTAGTCTTCATTCAGAATCTCTGCGCCCTTATCCCCTAGATTCTCAATCAACATTTGCTTCACATCAGAGGTGGGATAATGGTAAAGGTTGGAAGAATATTCTCAATAATCTCCGTCTCATCCTTCAACCTTTTACCCTATTTAATTTAATTCAGCCTTGGCTTTCAGTTTTTCCTATTCCTCATTTATCTTTGGGATTTGCTAAACTCCAATCTGTTGTTTATTACCTTACCTATCCTACTTTTATATCCCTGACTGACCCTGATTTCTATTTTTCCTCTGCCTAA
- a CDS encoding PAS domain-containing sensor histidine kinase — protein sequence MVFNNLLLHSKQIKEEDLCLTKSLMNCVSEAIIIIRSDGSILYFNNAASCLFGYSCEELLIHIGLLRKAKGKLSSTSCLLAASTLLIQIHQDSCTVPQYQEIKLLSKNGEECWLDYSVKAIEFAGKPAKLVTAVDITKYKQVLEREKELVQNRVQLVSMVSHELRVPLNAISFCTNLLKRHSDDWSKKKIQEYVNRLQKGVEMLSLLIDEVLIIGRAEAGKLKFDPKPLNIFQFCRNLLAELYPNESYQNSINFRCQDDCLSTNLDRIMLQIILTNLLENALKYSPSGGIVDFIVYHQDGKVIFRIKDRGIGILPGDRERLFEPFYRGKNVEDLPGHGLGLAIVKKLVDIHGGQITVESQIGVGTEFALALPTASIALP from the coding sequence ATGGTTTTTAATAATCTGCTGTTACATTCTAAGCAAATAAAAGAAGAGGACTTATGCTTAACTAAATCATTGATGAACTGTGTATCGGAAGCAATTATTATAATAAGATCGGATGGGAGTATTCTCTATTTCAATAATGCAGCCTCTTGTCTGTTTGGGTATTCTTGTGAAGAATTGCTAATCCATATCGGTTTATTAAGAAAGGCAAAAGGAAAACTGTCCTCTACCTCCTGCCTCCTAGCTGCTTCAACTCTACTGATCCAAATTCATCAGGATAGCTGTACTGTTCCTCAATATCAAGAAATTAAGTTACTAAGCAAAAATGGTGAAGAATGCTGGCTAGACTATTCAGTTAAAGCGATCGAATTTGCCGGAAAGCCAGCTAAGTTGGTGACAGCAGTAGATATTACCAAGTACAAACAAGTTTTAGAACGAGAAAAAGAACTGGTGCAGAATAGAGTGCAGCTTGTCTCAATGGTTTCTCATGAATTGCGCGTTCCACTAAATGCGATCTCATTTTGTACAAACTTGCTAAAACGTCATAGCGATGACTGGAGTAAGAAAAAAATCCAAGAGTATGTAAATCGACTTCAAAAAGGAGTCGAAATGCTGAGTTTGTTAATCGATGAAGTTTTGATTATCGGTAGAGCAGAAGCTGGAAAGCTCAAATTCGATCCAAAGCCACTTAATATTTTTCAGTTTTGCCGTAACCTCTTGGCAGAATTATATCCAAATGAAAGCTACCAAAACTCGATCAATTTCCGCTGTCAAGACGATTGTTTGTCTACAAACTTAGATAGAATTATGCTTCAAATTATTCTCACGAATTTACTTGAAAATGCGCTAAAATATTCTCCTTCTGGTGGCATTGTTGATTTTATCGTTTACCACCAAGACGGAAAGGTGATTTTTCGGATTAAAGATCGAGGTATTGGTATTCTACCTGGCGATCGAGAGAGATTATTTGAACCATTTTATCGAGGTAAAAATGTTGAAGACTTACCAGGTCATGGCTTGGGATTAGCCATTGTGAAAAAGCTTGTGGATATCCACGGTGGTCAAATTACAGTAGAAAGCCAAATTGGTGTAGGGACTGAGTTTGCGTTGGCTTTGCCCACCGCAAGTATCGCGCTCCCGTAA
- a CDS encoding response regulator, producing MIKVLIIEDEQLTREMLLDYLESEGFETMSAKNGRIGVQKVHEHRPDLAICDIMMPELDGYGVLKTLHQNPTTAVIPFIFLTGKSNKAEIRQGMALGASDYLIKPFTPEELLGAIAAQLKKQAILKQWFAFESQRISEFTSDQTDEFTNFSLLFSTCPQLKKIFNFIETHYHESISSRDVAKYLGFSSAYLTGLVRNQTGETLNRWIVRRRVTAARDLLLKTDESIQQIAIALGYRSINHFFRQFREYYGTSPQAWRKVNRRHYIFKGRQAS from the coding sequence ATGATTAAAGTATTAATTATCGAAGACGAGCAGCTAACGAGAGAAATGTTGTTAGATTACTTAGAAAGCGAAGGATTTGAAACAATGAGCGCTAAAAATGGTCGGATTGGTGTTCAAAAAGTACACGAACATCGGCCTGATTTAGCAATCTGCGACATCATGATGCCAGAACTAGATGGTTATGGAGTTTTGAAGACGCTACACCAAAATCCAACTACCGCCGTTATTCCCTTTATCTTTTTAACTGGTAAAAGCAACAAAGCAGAGATTCGCCAAGGTATGGCACTAGGAGCGAGTGACTATCTAATCAAGCCTTTTACTCCAGAGGAATTACTAGGAGCGATCGCGGCTCAACTGAAAAAACAGGCAATTCTCAAGCAATGGTTTGCCTTTGAATCTCAGAGGATCTCAGAGTTTACATCTGATCAGACAGATGAATTCACAAATTTTTCTTTGCTTTTTTCTACTTGTCCTCAGCTAAAAAAAATCTTTAATTTTATTGAAACTCATTATCATGAATCCATTAGTTCGCGCGATGTAGCAAAGTACTTGGGTTTTTCTTCAGCGTACTTGACCGGGCTAGTAAGAAATCAAACTGGAGAAACGCTAAATCGCTGGATTGTTCGGCGGCGCGTAACAGCTGCACGCGACTTACTTTTGAAAACAGACGAGTCAATACAGCAGATTGCTATTGCATTAGGCTATCGCAGTATCAATCACTTCTTTCGTCAGTTTCGTGAATATTATGGAACTAGCCCACAGGCGTGGCGTAAAGTAAATCGCAGACACTACATCTTCAAGGGGCGACAAGCAAGTTAA
- a CDS encoding methyltransferase family protein — protein MIDTGVYGVVRHPMYAGAILVMVGMSLWLESVAASLLTIVPMTILVVRIQFEEQFLRQELKGYDSYTEKVRYKLLPYFW, from the coding sequence GTGATTGATACGGGAGTTTACGGCGTTGTGCGGCATCCTATGTATGCAGGTGCTATTTTAGTGATGGTTGGTATGTCCTTGTGGTTAGAATCCGTAGCAGCATCTTTACTAACGATCGTTCCCATGACAATCCTGGTTGTACGGATTCAATTTGAGGAGCAATTTTTGCGGCAAGAACTCAAGGGCTACGATAGCTATACAGAAAAAGTTAGGTATAAGTTGTTGCCATATTTCTGGTAG
- a CDS encoding ISKra4-like element ISNpu15 family transposase (programmed frameshift), which produces MTPEEEQQIKEYSRAIAKILYKSTTGEQLTSLAKIEEVVRSQMRKHVMPEVGFFIENATGESRGYKRKIKSIIGELPITNSQAQKLEIRPHNQLSPYLEACCLRISASVSYQRAAEDIEYLTGVEVSKSVQQRLVHRQNFELPQVESTVEELSVDGGNIRIRTIKGQVCDWKGYKATCLHEKQAIAASFQENSLVIDWVKSQSIAPILTCLGDGHDGIWNIVRDFAPEHQRREVLDWFHLMENLHKIGGSNQRLNQAKILLWQGKVDDAIAVFADCQLKQAFNFCTYLEKHRHRIVNYQYYQAEQICSIGSGAIESTVKQIDRRTKISGAQWKSDNVPQVLAQRQSLS; this is translated from the exons ATGACTCCTGAAGAAGAACAACAGATAAAAGAATATTCTCGTGCAATAGCAAAGATACTGTACAAAAGTACTACGGGTGAGCAACTCACAAGTTTGGCAAAAATAGAAGAAGTAGTACGCTCTCAAATGCGGAAGCATGTAATGCCAGAAGTA GGTTTTTTTATCGAAAATGCCACAGGAGAAAGCAGAGGATACAAACGAAAAATAAAAAGTATTATTGGAGAACTGCCAATTACAAACTCTCAAGCACAAAAGCTAGAAATTAGACCCCATAATCAATTGAGTCCATATTTAGAAGCTTGTTGCTTACGAATCAGCGCGTCGGTATCGTATCAACGTGCGGCAGAAGATATTGAATATTTAACTGGTGTAGAAGTATCAAAAAGTGTGCAGCAACGATTAGTGCATCGTCAAAATTTTGAATTACCGCAAGTAGAATCAACTGTGGAAGAATTGAGTGTGGATGGAGGAAATATACGCATTCGTACAATCAAGGGACAAGTCTGTGATTGGAAGGGTTATAAAGCTACCTGCTTACATGAAAAACAAGCTATTGCTGCCTCATTTCAAGAAAATAGTCTTGTAATTGATTGGGTCAAAAGCCAATCAATTGCTCCTATCTTGACCTGTCTTGGCGATGGCCATGACGGTATTTGGAATATTGTCCGCGATTTTGCTCCCGAACACCAGCGTCGGGAAGTACTTGATTGGTTTCATCTGATGGAAAACCTACACAAGATTGGCGGTTCTAATCAACGGCTCAATCAGGCTAAAATCCTTCTCTGGCAAGGAAAAGTTGATGATGCTATCGCTGTCTTTGCTGACTGTCAGCTAAAACAAGCTTTTAATTTCTGTACTTATCTTGAGAAACATCGACACCGGATTGTCAATTACCAATATTATCAAGCAGAACAAATCTGTTCCATTGGTTCTGGTGCTATTGAGTCTACTGTCAAACAGATTGACCGTCGAACCAAAATTTCTGGCGCACAATGGAAATCTGATAACGTTCCTCAAGTCTTAGCTCAACGCCAGAGCTTATCTTAA